The following proteins are encoded in a genomic region of Tenacibaculum sp. 190524A05c:
- a CDS encoding glycoside hydrolase family 31 protein codes for MIINTELEYKGNLFPGKINSFSQDVDKIYFKTENGVILQVTVLRGSVIRFRYATDNNFDKDFSYAISDDGARGYSKLEVEEHDDCYKIITIKIVIQIDKSDLKVSIFDVNGNVICNDDWGFHWEQSYEFGGNIVKMSKAAPQGECYYGLGDKPMHLNLKGKRIENWATDQYAFGKDQDPLYKSVPFYIGMHEERSYGIFFDNTFKTFFDFCNERRNVTSFWAHGGEMNYYFFYGPDMQDVVTRYTDLTGKPELPPLWALGYHQCKWSYYPESKVKEVAGKFRELQIPCDGIYLDIDYMDGFRCFTWNKDYFPDPKRMVKELADDGFKTVAIIDPGIKIDDDYWVYKEAMENDYFCKRADGPYMRGKVWPGECFFPDFTNPKVREWWSGLFKEIIDEIGVKGIWNDMNEPAVMEVPGKTFPNDVRHNYDGHHCSHRKAHNIYGTQMARATYEGVKKYAYPKRPFIITRSAYSGAQRFTSSWTGDNIATWEHLWIANIQAQRMSMSGMSFTGSDIGGFAEHPTGELYARWIQLGVFHPFCRTHSSGDHGNQEPWTFGQEVIDVTRKYVELRYQLLPYLYTMFWEYAEFGIPMLKSLVLYDQYDPQTHYRTDEFIFGNQILVCPIQEPNAKGRRMYIPRGHWYNYWTKEYVKGGLEKWVDADIDTIPMFIKEGTIVPKYPVQQYVGEKVIDELKLEVYFKLGEKEVSKVFEDAQDGYDYMKGRYSLRTFSFTGKENEVIIQQHKDGTFITEYETMVFEFIGLPFKITAVEIDNVLVDLKTVKFNSKNNTMVIPKNFTELHIVG; via the coding sequence ATGATTATTAATACTGAACTAGAATACAAAGGGAATTTGTTTCCAGGAAAAATTAATTCTTTCTCTCAAGATGTAGATAAAATCTATTTTAAAACAGAAAATGGAGTGATACTTCAGGTAACGGTGTTACGTGGAAGTGTAATACGTTTTAGATATGCTACTGATAATAATTTTGATAAAGATTTTTCATATGCTATTAGTGACGATGGTGCAAGAGGATATAGCAAATTAGAAGTTGAAGAACACGATGATTGTTATAAAATAATTACAATTAAAATTGTAATTCAAATTGATAAATCAGATTTAAAAGTTTCCATTTTTGATGTGAACGGAAATGTTATTTGTAATGATGATTGGGGATTTCACTGGGAACAGAGTTACGAATTTGGTGGGAACATCGTAAAAATGAGTAAAGCTGCTCCTCAAGGTGAATGTTATTATGGTTTAGGAGATAAACCAATGCATTTAAATTTAAAAGGAAAACGAATTGAAAATTGGGCTACAGATCAATATGCATTTGGTAAAGATCAAGATCCATTATATAAAAGTGTTCCTTTTTATATCGGAATGCACGAAGAAAGATCGTATGGGATTTTCTTTGATAATACATTTAAAACGTTCTTCGATTTTTGTAATGAACGAAGAAATGTAACCAGTTTCTGGGCTCACGGTGGAGAAATGAATTATTATTTCTTCTACGGACCAGATATGCAAGACGTAGTTACACGTTATACAGATTTAACTGGGAAGCCAGAATTGCCACCTTTATGGGCATTAGGATACCATCAATGTAAATGGAGTTATTATCCTGAATCTAAAGTAAAAGAAGTAGCAGGAAAGTTTAGAGAACTTCAAATTCCTTGTGACGGAATTTATTTGGATATCGATTACATGGATGGATTCCGCTGTTTTACGTGGAATAAAGATTATTTCCCGGATCCAAAACGAATGGTGAAGGAACTTGCTGATGATGGGTTTAAAACTGTTGCCATTATAGATCCAGGAATTAAGATTGATGATGATTACTGGGTGTATAAAGAGGCCATGGAAAATGATTATTTCTGTAAGCGTGCAGATGGTCCTTATATGCGAGGAAAAGTTTGGCCAGGGGAATGTTTCTTTCCAGACTTTACAAATCCAAAAGTAAGAGAATGGTGGTCTGGATTATTCAAAGAAATCATTGATGAAATTGGAGTGAAAGGTATTTGGAATGATATGAATGAACCTGCAGTTATGGAGGTTCCAGGAAAAACATTCCCTAATGATGTTCGTCATAATTATGATGGTCATCACTGTAGCCACAGAAAAGCACATAATATTTACGGTACGCAAATGGCTCGTGCAACTTATGAAGGTGTGAAAAAATATGCTTATCCAAAACGTCCATTTATTATCACGCGTTCTGCATATTCTGGAGCACAACGTTTTACTTCTTCTTGGACTGGTGATAACATTGCGACTTGGGAACATTTATGGATTGCAAATATTCAGGCGCAACGAATGAGTATGAGTGGAATGTCTTTTACAGGAAGTGATATTGGAGGATTTGCCGAACATCCAACCGGAGAATTATATGCAAGATGGATTCAGTTAGGAGTTTTCCATCCATTTTGTAGAACACATTCTTCTGGTGACCATGGAAATCAAGAACCTTGGACATTCGGTCAAGAAGTAATTGACGTAACTCGTAAATATGTTGAATTACGTTATCAACTTCTTCCTTATTTATATACGATGTTTTGGGAATACGCTGAATTCGGAATTCCAATGTTGAAATCTCTTGTTTTATATGATCAGTATGATCCTCAAACGCATTACAGAACAGATGAGTTTATTTTTGGAAATCAAATTTTAGTTTGTCCAATTCAAGAACCGAATGCTAAAGGAAGAAGAATGTATATTCCTCGAGGACATTGGTATAACTACTGGACAAAAGAATATGTAAAAGGAGGATTAGAAAAATGGGTAGATGCAGATATTGATACAATTCCTATGTTCATTAAAGAAGGAACTATTGTTCCGAAATATCCAGTTCAACAGTATGTAGGAGAAAAGGTAATTGATGAATTGAAACTTGAAGTGTATTTCAAATTAGGAGAAAAAGAAGTTTCTAAAGTTTTTGAAGATGCTCAGGATGGTTATGATTACATGAAAGGGAGATATAGTTTACGAACATTCTCTTTTACAGGTAAAGAAAATGAAGTAATAATTCAACAACATAAAGACGGAACTTTTATTACGGAATATGAAACTATGGTTTTCGAATTCATTGGTCTCCCATTTAAAATTACTGCGGTAGAAATCGATAATGTTTTGGTAGACTTAAAAACGGTTAAGTTCAACTCAAAAAATAACACCATGGTAATTCCAAAGAATTTCACGGAATTACATATTGTAGGGTAA
- a CDS encoding tRNA pseudouridine synthase A, with protein MNYNHSYLVKFQYLGFRFHGWQKQPNLKTVHWALDKTLKFVCKGIRFKTIGVGRTDAKVSSTDYTYQLFIDEKIEGSSFIKSFNINSPSDIRVLEIQELTDEKFNIIQHPKIKEYRYYFSHGEKNHPYCAPFLVGYLQTLNIELMKEAAKLFEGFHNFKHYCTKPSAETKVERTIDSCEIVENTELTASFFPKKSYVLIIKGHGFLRNQIRLIMGALAEVGKGNYDLDFIKESLDGNSDITFLKSIAPASGLHLHEIKFN; from the coding sequence ATGAACTATAATCATTCTTATTTAGTTAAATTTCAATATCTGGGTTTTAGGTTTCATGGTTGGCAAAAACAACCCAACTTAAAAACCGTTCATTGGGCGTTAGACAAAACCTTAAAGTTTGTTTGTAAAGGAATTCGATTTAAAACTATCGGAGTAGGAAGAACAGATGCAAAGGTTTCTTCTACAGATTATACGTACCAATTATTTATTGATGAAAAAATAGAAGGAAGTAGTTTTATTAAAAGTTTTAATATTAATTCTCCATCGGATATTCGGGTTTTAGAAATTCAGGAGTTAACTGATGAAAAGTTTAATATTATTCAACATCCAAAAATTAAAGAGTATCGGTACTACTTTTCTCATGGAGAAAAGAACCATCCGTATTGTGCACCGTTTTTAGTAGGATATTTACAAACATTAAATATCGAATTGATGAAAGAGGCAGCTAAATTATTTGAAGGCTTTCATAATTTTAAACATTATTGTACAAAACCATCAGCGGAGACCAAAGTTGAACGTACTATTGATAGTTGTGAAATCGTTGAAAATACAGAATTAACTGCATCTTTTTTTCCTAAAAAAAGTTACGTGCTAATTATTAAAGGACATGGATTTCTGCGTAATCAGATTCGCTTAATTATGGGAGCGTTAGCAGAGGTAGGAAAAGGGAATTATGATTTAGATTTTATTAAAGAAAGTTTAGATGGTAATTCAGATATTACCTTTTTAAAGTCAATCGCGCCAGCTTCTGGTTTACATCTCCACGAGATAAAATTTAATTAA
- a CDS encoding acetate kinase yields MKVLVLNSGSSSIKYQLFTMPEEKVICSGLIERIGLEEGAVHYESANDDVTEHIKIENHRVGLEKVVALLLDEKIGVISSTDEIEIVGHRVVHGGSSFTSTTEVSEEVKSKIEDLFSLAPQHNPANLEGIKVAEAIFTKAKQVAVFDTAFHQSIPEKAYTYAIPKKFVTESKIRLYGFHGTSHKYVSEKAIEYLGKNESKIVTVHLGNGCSISAVQNGKSIDHSLGFGPVTGLVMGTRSGDIDHTLIFYLVNSLGYKIDEVNTLLQKESGMFGLTGYSDLRDIEAEASKGNKDCQLALDINTYRIKKYIGSYIAAMNGVDAIVFTAGIGENSSLVREKVCEDLEFFGIEIDTNKNSIRAKELTEIHTENSKVKLLVIPTNEELEIAKQAFAL; encoded by the coding sequence ATGAAAGTATTAGTTTTAAATTCAGGAAGTTCATCTATAAAATATCAATTATTTACAATGCCAGAAGAAAAAGTAATTTGTTCTGGTTTGATTGAACGAATTGGTTTAGAAGAAGGAGCAGTTCATTATGAATCAGCAAATGATGATGTTACTGAACATATAAAAATTGAAAATCATAGAGTTGGTTTAGAAAAAGTGGTTGCTTTACTTTTAGATGAAAAGATTGGTGTGATTTCTTCTACTGATGAAATTGAAATTGTAGGTCATAGAGTTGTACACGGAGGAAGTTCTTTCACAAGCACAACTGAAGTTTCGGAAGAAGTAAAAAGTAAAATCGAAGATTTATTTTCTTTGGCTCCTCAGCATAATCCGGCAAATCTAGAAGGAATTAAAGTTGCTGAAGCGATATTTACTAAAGCGAAACAAGTTGCCGTTTTCGATACTGCATTTCATCAAAGTATTCCAGAGAAAGCATATACGTATGCAATTCCTAAAAAGTTTGTAACTGAAAGTAAAATTCGTTTATATGGATTTCACGGAACGAGTCACAAATATGTTTCTGAAAAGGCCATCGAATATTTAGGAAAAAATGAATCTAAAATTGTTACGGTGCATTTAGGAAATGGATGTAGTATTTCTGCAGTTCAAAACGGTAAAAGTATTGACCATAGTTTAGGGTTTGGTCCAGTTACTGGTTTAGTGATGGGAACAAGAAGTGGAGATATTGATCATACGCTGATTTTTTACTTAGTAAATTCTTTAGGATATAAAATAGACGAGGTAAATACGTTGCTGCAAAAAGAAAGCGGAATGTTCGGATTAACTGGATATAGCGATTTACGTGATATTGAAGCTGAAGCATCTAAAGGAAATAAAGATTGCCAGTTAGCTTTAGATATTAATACCTACCGAATTAAAAAATATATTGGATCATACATTGCTGCAATGAATGGAGTTGATGCCATTGTTTTTACAGCTGGTATAGGCGAAAACTCTTCATTAGTTAGAGAGAAAGTTTGTGAAGATTTAGAGTTCTTTGGAATAGAAATCGACACAAATAAAAATAGTATTAGAGCTAAAGAATTAACAGAAATTCACACAGAAAATTCTAAAGTAAAACTATTGGTGATTCCAACTAATGAAGAATTAGAAATTGCAAAGCAGGCTTTTGCTTTATAA
- a CDS encoding alanine--glyoxylate aminotransferase family protein — MKNRKLLMIPGPIEVDPSVLRAMGEVTTSHVAPNFIESFGNSIELMRKIWLAPNGQPFIVAGSGTLAMDMAVSNLLEPGDNALVISTGYFGERYKNILATYGANVTVLQAEIGEIVSLNKIEEELSSKNYKLVTITHVDTSTGVLTDPKSVADIAKKYNTLTVLDGVCATAGERTPQETWGIDVVLTGSQKAIGVPPGLALLVVSEKAMTVWKNRKTPVQNYYGSFTNWLPIMEAYEERRPSYFGTPPVNLIRALEVSLNLINTEGIEHRVESHLIYAKAFRKAIQKIGLQLVPKREEIAANTMSAIFYPEGIDGNQFRKDISEYGVILAGGLHSEIKTQYFRVGHMGAINKSDIVATLSAIEFALAKQNYSFTLGESIGTFLENL; from the coding sequence ATGAAAAACAGAAAATTATTAATGATTCCTGGACCAATTGAAGTTGATCCTTCAGTATTAAGAGCCATGGGAGAAGTTACTACGAGTCATGTTGCTCCAAACTTTATAGAAAGTTTTGGAAACTCAATTGAATTAATGCGAAAAATTTGGTTAGCACCTAACGGACAACCATTTATTGTTGCGGGAAGTGGAACATTGGCAATGGATATGGCCGTAAGTAATTTACTTGAACCAGGAGATAATGCATTAGTAATTTCTACAGGATATTTTGGAGAACGTTATAAAAATATTTTAGCAACTTATGGAGCTAACGTAACTGTTTTACAAGCTGAAATTGGAGAGATTGTTTCTTTAAATAAAATTGAAGAAGAACTATCATCTAAAAATTACAAGTTAGTTACGATTACTCATGTTGATACTTCAACTGGTGTATTAACCGATCCTAAATCTGTTGCAGATATTGCAAAAAAATATAATACACTAACTGTGTTAGATGGTGTATGCGCAACTGCTGGTGAAAGAACTCCACAAGAAACTTGGGGAATTGATGTTGTGTTAACGGGTTCTCAAAAGGCAATTGGAGTTCCTCCAGGTTTAGCTTTATTAGTAGTTTCTGAAAAAGCTATGACGGTTTGGAAAAATAGAAAAACTCCGGTACAAAATTATTATGGAAGCTTTACCAATTGGCTACCAATTATGGAAGCTTATGAAGAAAGACGTCCTTCATATTTTGGAACACCTCCAGTAAATTTAATTCGCGCATTAGAAGTTAGTTTGAACCTCATAAATACTGAAGGAATTGAACATAGAGTTGAATCTCATCTTATATATGCGAAAGCATTTAGAAAAGCTATTCAAAAAATTGGTTTACAATTAGTTCCAAAAAGAGAAGAAATCGCCGCAAATACCATGAGTGCAATTTTTTATCCAGAAGGAATCGATGGAAACCAATTTAGAAAAGATATTAGTGAGTACGGTGTAATTTTAGCTGGTGGTTTGCATTCAGAAATAAAAACTCAATATTTTAGAGTTGGACATATGGGCGCGATTAACAAAAGTGATATTGTTGCTACACTTAGTGCTATTGAATTTGCTCTTGCCAAACAAAACTACTCGTTTACTCTTGGAGAAAGTATAGGAACTTTCTTAGAAAATTTATAA
- the pta gene encoding phosphate acetyltransferase → MNKAIYIAASGANSGKSMLSLGLMQLLLRNKPKVGYFRPIIDNPVDGKKDNHVNTIVNFFNLKCDYEDTYAFTRSELLDLLNDDKEDEVINSILSKYKKLEEKNDFVIVEGTDFSDHGAVIEMDLNVLIAKNLGIPVIIVSGGIDRSLEEFIQGFRLTYDSFTNKEVEVIAVIANKVQEKNVDIIINGIGENLPKSLLINAIPVNSKLNNPTIHEISQALEAEVLFGEEFLNSTTGEIKVGAMQLSHFLNHLTDEAVVITPSDRSDILLGTLQANISSRYPTVSGIILTGDMDLSPSVIELITGLEKIVPILKVKGGTFGIASKLGSIRSHIYAENKNKIKLSINTFEKYVDIETLSDKLITYKGTNVLTPRMFQYNLLKRAKQSRKHIVLPEGSDDRILTAASQLQKLDIVDLTILGKQVNVEAAVKRLNISFDFEKTKIINPSTSEYFEEFSKTLYELRKHKGLSPAMAEDLMADVSYFGTMMVYKGLADGMVSGAAHTTQHTIKPSLQFVKTKPGFSVVSSIFFMCLEDRVSVFGDCAINPNPTSEQLAEIAISSADSSIAFGIDPKIAMLSYSSGSSGKGEDVDTVRKATEIVKQKRPDLKVEGPIQYDAAVDPTVGKKKLPNSEVAGQANVLIFPDLNTGNNTYKAVQRETGALAIGPMLQGLKKPVNDLSRGCTIDDIYNTIILTAIQAQEN, encoded by the coding sequence ATGAATAAAGCAATCTACATTGCCGCTAGTGGAGCAAATTCTGGAAAGTCGATGTTAAGCTTAGGCTTAATGCAGCTTTTATTAAGGAATAAGCCAAAGGTTGGATATTTCAGACCAATTATTGATAATCCTGTGGATGGAAAAAAAGACAATCACGTAAATACTATTGTCAATTTTTTCAATCTAAAATGTGATTATGAAGATACTTATGCTTTTACAAGATCAGAGCTATTAGATTTATTAAATGATGATAAAGAGGATGAAGTCATCAATTCTATTCTTAGCAAATACAAAAAGCTAGAGGAAAAGAATGATTTTGTTATTGTTGAGGGTACAGATTTCTCAGATCATGGTGCAGTAATTGAAATGGATCTAAATGTTTTGATTGCAAAAAATCTTGGAATCCCAGTTATAATTGTTTCAGGTGGAATTGATAGATCGTTAGAAGAATTTATTCAAGGATTCCGATTAACATATGATTCTTTTACGAATAAAGAAGTAGAAGTAATCGCAGTAATTGCCAATAAAGTCCAAGAGAAAAATGTAGATATTATTATTAATGGAATTGGTGAAAATTTACCAAAATCGTTATTGATTAATGCAATTCCTGTTAACAGCAAACTTAACAATCCTACTATTCACGAGATTTCACAGGCCTTAGAAGCCGAAGTGTTATTTGGAGAAGAGTTCTTAAATTCTACAACAGGTGAAATAAAAGTGGGAGCAATGCAGCTTTCTCACTTTTTAAATCATCTTACAGATGAGGCAGTAGTAATCACACCTTCAGATCGTTCAGATATTTTGTTAGGAACATTACAAGCCAATATTTCAAGTCGTTATCCAACAGTATCTGGTATAATTTTAACTGGAGATATGGATTTAAGTCCTTCTGTAATTGAATTAATTACTGGACTGGAAAAGATTGTTCCTATTTTAAAAGTAAAAGGAGGTACATTCGGAATTGCATCAAAATTAGGCTCAATTCGTTCTCATATTTATGCAGAGAATAAGAATAAAATAAAGTTATCTATAAATACTTTTGAGAAGTATGTAGATATCGAAACATTAAGTGATAAATTAATTACTTATAAAGGAACAAACGTATTAACACCTCGAATGTTCCAATATAATTTACTGAAAAGGGCAAAACAATCACGAAAACATATTGTATTGCCAGAAGGAAGTGATGACAGAATTCTAACAGCGGCTTCTCAGTTACAAAAATTAGATATTGTTGATTTAACGATTCTGGGGAAACAAGTAAATGTTGAAGCAGCAGTTAAGAGATTAAATATTTCTTTCGATTTTGAAAAGACTAAGATTATTAATCCTAGTACTTCTGAATATTTTGAGGAATTTTCTAAAACTTTATATGAATTAAGAAAACACAAAGGGTTAAGTCCAGCAATGGCTGAAGATCTTATGGCGGATGTTTCTTATTTCGGAACTATGATGGTGTATAAAGGATTGGCGGATGGAATGGTTTCTGGAGCTGCTCATACCACTCAGCATACCATAAAACCATCATTACAATTTGTAAAAACAAAACCAGGTTTTTCAGTAGTTTCTTCTATTTTCTTCATGTGTTTAGAAGATAGAGTTTCTGTATTTGGAGATTGTGCAATTAATCCAAATCCTACTTCAGAGCAATTAGCAGAAATAGCAATTTCTTCTGCTGATTCGAGTATTGCATTTGGAATAGATCCAAAGATTGCAATGTTATCGTATTCTTCAGGAAGTTCTGGTAAAGGAGAAGATGTAGATACTGTAAGAAAAGCCACAGAAATTGTAAAACAAAAACGACCTGATTTAAAAGTTGAAGGGCCAATTCAGTATGATGCGGCTGTTGATCCAACTGTTGGTAAAAAGAAATTACCAAACTCTGAAGTAGCAGGACAGGCAAATGTGTTAATTTTCCCAGATTTGAATACAGGAAATAATACCTATAAAGCGGTTCAAAGAGAAACTGGAGCATTAGCAATCGGACCAATGTTACAAGGATTAAAAAAGCCAGTAAACGATTTAAGTAGAGGTTGTACAATTGATGATATTTACAACACTATTATTCTAACCGCAATTCAAGCACAAGAAAATTAG